TTTACTTACCTTTGCATAAACTCTTGGTATCCACGACCCCATCAGCTGATtccaattttgttattttcacttTTCCAAAGTTATCTgagattattaatatgttatttccTACAACTTGTTCAATTGTTCCTTGCAGCCACACGTCCAGAGGTATTGGTTTATCAATTAAATccttacttaaatattttatgggaTTTACAGCCATAgtgttttacattaaatatattaagtataaagtGCAATAGAATAAATAGGTAAACAAATCTCGAACTTTTGACAGTAAGCAAAGTGGAAACGGAACCATGAACGGTTTTAAAAACAGTTTCGTTCGTAAATTCTTTCCCTTGCCTTGACAATTTCACAGCTGTCATCGTAccgataaattttattacatggtagacattttttttatattttttttagcggtaagtaaaaatcaaatagtaaCATCGTTTGATAGAAATGAATTCACTTTTAGAATATTTAGAGACCGACAAAGCTATCTGCGCCCCCTGTCAACTGTCAatgtcttaaaaattattccacGATTCAACAAGGTTCAGACAAAGCTCTATAAAGCTATAAATTGGATTTTGGCAAAGTAAAAAAGGACCGccgttataaaagaaattgattGATCAACAAGGATCTTTTGTCAGTCGGAAAACTCATCTTGACTTTTTGACAGCGTCGACCAACGATGTAGCAGCAGTTTAATATTGCCATTTTCATGATTTAGAAATTCCATAAAGATATAACAAAATCTAATGACATAAGTTGCATTTCAGTAACAGTTGCAATATGGATGACTTTCGATAGAAGTCAGGAAATTTTTGCTTACTTGTAACCCTTTTAAGTTATAGACGCCCAATGTCAAAAAACTGCAAGGTCTTTAACGGGTATACCGTAGCCTTGTAACATCCCTATATAACTTATTGTCTTCATCTATGCctaagtaggttttacatTTAGATTTTTCACAATCTGCACTACGCACCTGGTCCGATAACCTTGCAATCCTCTAATATGCACAAAACCCATTTTTtggcataattattttatttttttaaaatatgagcatgcaattataaaaatgtatacttttccAACGGCTTTTCGATAGATCGAGGTCATTAACGTGCACATTCTTGCTTACAATTCACGGacttaataaagaaatgaatATTACTAACAGACGATGGGACTGCACACAACTTTGAACTAGCTTACACTCAAGGGCTATGCTAGCCGATGGTCTAAGTTAGATCGGCTGCGGTGGTGGCTAGTAGttgaaaatctttttgttAATTCCAAAGGGAATGTTTATTCAACATGggtctattttttaatgaaatactgacaagtagtttttgagttatctCCATGGATTTGTAGGGATTGTAGacatttaagtattttgtttgttattaagttattatgatcatgttttttattgtgaGTAGGTACATTATAGAGCTATTAAAGTGAAGCTGAATATATCTCAATATAGCTTTTTTAGTCATTTAGTTAGTTTgtcgtttaattaatatagtaatttatttagctTTAATCTAAAATACCAGAGtagtaatttcaatataagCTTTCATTGAGCGTGTTATGCTCAACAAAAGGTTCGTAGTGAAACGCTGGCTTattcaacttaaaaaaaaatccttccaACGGTACCATTTTTGGAACGTAATAATCTATAAGACCATAAAACACCGCCTGCCGGCCATGAGCGGTTGCCGTGAGCGAGAGCATGAAATCATTCCGGCTCCCGCGTAACAACTCAATCAACGCAACTTTtagataaagtttttttattacaataagtaCTTAAAGTCCGGCCGCGCTccacaaaaaatattcgtcGGCCGATATGAGATCTGTATAATTATGTTCTCAGAGTTTGCTacagaaaagaaaacattataaataaatcagggatatttaaaaaattaaaagaaatcttgCTAAACAATTGTAAGATTACATGTAGGATCACTTTTTtaaagtactagctgtcgcccgcgactctgtccgcgcggcattaaaaaaaacttattatgtagcctatgtgttctttcagactatgttttacatctatgcaaatttcatagagatcccTTAAGgcgttctgcagataccttcaaacaaacatccatccatccaaacattcgcatttataatattattaagatagtaGGTAAGTAGGTTAAGAGTTACAATATAAGATGATCACAAGATATGATTCTCAACAGCGAGGTCATTCGTCGCGTCAGAGTTCAACAGGAGTggatagaaataaaaagactagaatttatattaaaaaaatctctacaTTGAAAggaatatttgttacattccATTGATTCAGTTATTTCAgagatatgtaatttattacttgataAGAATTTCGAAAAgttcaaagaaatttaatccgtaatatagtaatttattttgatttagatCTCGCGACCCGAGAACAATCTCCATTCGGTACGTCCGGACCGGTTGTTGAACgctaaaacaaaaacaaaatcaccGACAAGTCTATTACGCGGGGCTCTGATTATGCCAGACTCTACATTGCATCGGTTGGGCGTACGGTCTACAAGAAAAGAAGACATCCGAGCTGTCATCCCAACGAACGAAGAAGTGTGTGTGTTGTGTTGCTCACGGTACACACTACACAACTTAATTTTACTCAATCGTAAGCGCGCGTGCGACCTAAACGCACGTCTTTTATGTGTCGTTTCTCTGTTCCGTAAAACGAGgcaaaattcaaaacaaaaacatagtgTAAACTGTAAACAAAAGTTGTTAAGTTACAGTTGTATCGTGATGGTTATTTTTTGCATTGATATAGTGATGAtttagtgtattttataagaacttgttaataaaaaataactttccaATGAACACAACAAGCCATGTGACCACAGCGAGAGCGGACCAGTAAAAGTACGTagatttatcttattttaaacttgtattctaataaaagtgaaaatagATGTCGATGTAATTCATAAACTAATAAGTTAAGTTTACGTGTAGAGTTAGGGGTAACTTAATTGTTACTTAAGTaggtaataattaaagttagtATTATCTTATTGCTTGTCAAAATAAGGTAAATATACATAACTAGCAgactaaataaaacttaattagtagcctatgtgttctaccagactatgttctatatatacataagtcaaatttcatcgtgaGCCATgtagccgttctagagataccttctaacagaCAACCAAACATTtgtgtttacaatattagtaaggttagcaaaaactaattaatagttacttatttcaaagtttatcACAATCCGTGGaatttcaatgtaataaaatatataaaagctaTCGTTAACTGTTGTTTTTGACTGCTGTTAAAGACGTATAGGCATCCttctcattttattttaaaaacaacgaAATAACAACATACTTTGCCAAGTAGTTCCGGCAGTGGAAATTCAAGATAAAAAACCGGTATAaggtttaattataatattatattaaatcttatagtgcgataatttttttaaatcgagtCGACTGCCAATCATAATTCTCCCATCGGTTGGGTAAAACCTCTTATGATTAGAGATGCTATGTTCTCAtagctttaatttaaaattacaaaacaaaaggaacaaaagtaagaaacattactttattcatattttgaaCAGATACCTGTACCAGatccattttttaatttttgtcgaTACACTATTCCCTGCGCTTAGCTGATCCGCTGTGAGAAATACAGTGTGTCAAAGCAAAGAACCACTCTTAATAAGATAAGCGATCGTCTTCCAAACTGGTACTAAAATGTCCCATGGACAAGACTGTGAAATACCTTAAACGTTAacttttatgatattaatagaattacaaaagaaaacttaattagttgcctttgttttcttccaggctatgttctacatctatgccgaatttcagcgagatccatgcaaccattctggagataccttctaacaaacgtgcatccatacatccaaacatttgcatttacaaGAATAAGATTCGGCATTACGccaaaacacaaaaaaagcTAGACATCGGCTGAAGTGTTTTTCTAGCCGTTTATTCCAGTTAATATTCTAGACAACTATTGGCGAATGTTGCGAATTCCTATTTCTATTCATAGGATCGTGCATAGAAATGGTTACATTGATTAAGACGGTAACACAGTATTGTGTACGCTTTAACGTGTCCTTAACTGTTGCGAAGACGTGCTTAGAAATAATGAGACTGGCTGTTAACTGTCTGACGTAAATATATCGCCGGCCATTACTTGAGACGTTAAATGCATCTTAAGATTACAATCGCTTAAAATTTCCAATTCTAATGAATAGTTCTAATATGAGTtacatgaaaaaattatataactaatGGAGTTTCTTTCAACGAATGATGAACTAATTGTTACATTGCTATATTGTTCATTTTAACAACCACTTAGATTATCTTCAATAATTATAGTTTAGTCATAAACACACgttaaaatgtgaaataattgatTCACAGTTAAAAGAAAGCTTAAAGTAAATCTATGCACATTGTTAAAGGCACACAAGGCATCTGCGCTCCCTGTGGTGTTGCAGATGTCAATGGGCGTAGGATAACTTTTACATTATGCGACCCACTGCACGTTTGGCTGCTTttcgtataaaaaatactaatacttTTATTGTGCAAGGAAGGACTAGAGTAGACGGAGATAGTAAAAGAAGTAGAGAAGTCTAGATAAGGTCTTTGGCCAAAACACGCCAGGGGagaacgagagggcggcatagcgccgcacaataaaaaaaaggaaggtCTAGAAGTTTTGGTGAGTTTTATGGCACGCGTATTCGCAATCTTTCCACCATTCCAGTGGTTGCACGTATTATTCATAAACTGTAGTCATAGACtaaaaatgattaataacATCACGCTGCCCATAGTAATGTTGTTATTCTCACTTCGTAAGTACTTCTACTGACGTAGAAACCATAGTTACAGACGTTTATTGAATAACAAACAATTTACAAATAGATAAATTACGTCAACTGCTATTTTTACAAGCGTAAATTATAATGCGTTAAAACGCACCCAAACACTTAACAAAATGTAAggatatttaatatacttgtTACTTATACAAGTTGATATCAAATAGTAGTCAAGACTAAAAAGCTTAAGAGCTGCAAAGATACACGCGTAACACGGATTGAATCAAATCAAGAACTATTTCGATAcagttacattaaaatagatCCACTCGAAACGGTTGTCTTCCTTCGTATTTACTAAGAATTGTAACTCAAATTAGCATAATTTTCCGCTCTGTAATCGTTTTGCGAAACTCAAGTTTCGGTTGTCACAAAAACTTTACAGGGAAAAGTTTCTTTTTGACtttttgtctttaaaattTGCAACGGCCCCGATACTATTGTAAGAACTTCAGTTTAACGAAATTATTTAgaggttataaaaatattttgtaccgGATCGAAAAATTGGTTGGAATTTATTCAGAATTATGTACATAGTTCTGgatataaattcattttattgcaatggaaaatgttttttaatacgcCTAAAGATTATGAGCGTATTTTATGGGGTGCCATAATAATGGCAATtcctttgttaaatttttatggaCAGTTTACGGAGGGTGCCGCCGAAATTCATCGTGATGCCTAAATCCGTGCATGTTTTGATTTCGGTCACGCGTTCGGGATACTGCTTTCCTGTTCAGCACAATTGGCTTTTgagaaattaaatactacCATTATAGTTATGagttaatatgtaataattataacaacttTGTACACTTAGTTACTCtagaattaatattacaatctGCACTAATACTTATCTATGTTTGCCCGACTGAGAAGTAGCTTAACTGATATGTCTTTCCCgggtatgtatttttatgtattccaTTCGATGCGTATTTTTCATCGTAGTATAGCGTTGCAGTCAGTCcggtttattgtttttacaattagttatttttctttacttttatttgacCTTATtagcattaaaaattaaaatatcaaattatagcTTAGAACTGCACGAATACATCGTAACATtcggtgaaaaaaaaaacaaatatgtcaCGATTTATTGagaatgtttgaaaaatgtgtAGCGTTCAAAGTGTGGCTTGCATCTGCGTGCCATGTGCGTCAAAATTTGTCTCCCCAAATCTTTTCTTGATGCATGACCGTTGTTTTTTTGTTGGACTTGAATTATGTGTTTTGAAACCACTTCATATAATGTCATCGGTTTTAAAGGtacagtaaaaaaagaaaaccctTGAATTAGAAGAGTAGAAATTAAGGTCGTATTTACAGAATTATTTCTATGTGTTGAATTGAGATTTGAAGAGTGCTGAAGAGATATTTAGGTGAATGTTTGTGTTTGGGATAATTGATGTAAACTGATAATGATGGCCTAAGGACTGATCGCGATTCTCGATAGCAAAACATCGTAACACgataaatgttattacattttagtaataaattattaaaaacaaatgtaattttaaaaccaagtaatataaaatttgccATTATTATCCAATACCACTGGCCCTAAAACTCAAGGCTGTAttcataattacttttatcaattaacgtatgttgttaaataatatacatatattttttcaaaataaaattgaaattaaatttgacttGCTCACAGGACAAAcggtataatattttctttaaattacatcGTCACTtcagcattaaaaaaaactcaaacaCGCGAAGGAATCCGAGACGTATGGGAAGTTTAAAATTCTTCGCAGTAACCCGCATgagtttttgttgtttaaaaatctCGAAGTGTGGTCAATTGCTCAAGTGAGATACTCTGTACGTGAACTGAATAAAAGATGGTGATGTTGTCACAAAGTCGTATAACGTAAAAATACGTTAAGTAGATTATGACTATTTACACGCTAATTGTATAAACTCGATATGTTTGCTTCATCATCAGATCATCAGATTTTCaaggataatatttttttagatttactttttaccgatttttatgccgatttataaactaatcttttaaagtattttaaactaatctTTTCAATCAACTTCGTTTTGTTGAATTCCACGTAGATTACTTGTTGAAGTCTTCGTTTTCTTTACATACTTATCGCGTATacgagtataaataaattgcaaatacATTACCTTCTAATATTCTTTGaagattgtttaaattaaaaatttaagagaAACTTTTAATCACAATTAAAGTGGTTATAGAAACTATCGTATGGTTTGTTTAAAAGAATAAGAGTATGAAGACAATTAAATCCGGTGTCCTGTTCCGATGCACTGGTTCTCTGAAGTTAGGCGACATTCCACTGTCACGGCCATCGTATTTATGTCGCTATATTATTACTCAGAAATGCAGAACGGCTTgcagtaacattttatttactgcACAGCTTTGTACGAGcacttaattaaacttttcttctattttcaaatttaattcagtttcaatttaaattcgaaatgttatttttgtaatggtgaaaagtaaaaaataaacaaaggaaGTAAAACTCCATTATCGTCACTCTGTcactcttattaaaaaaactgcaataacaatatcatttgaattagtttttatttaatctactAGCTCTCGCCCGCGAATTTGTCAGCTCAgaaaaaatagtagcctataatatgctACATGCatctaccttcccgtcaaagtcccgtcaaaatcaacccaaccgtttcggagattacccgtaACAAATGCGGCCttacggacagacagacaacaataaaaaaaatgttttttcgcTTTTTCGTTATTGGCAACGCAAATATACACCAAGTGTACGAAATATGCTTTTTTTCAGTAATACATGCAGacaatccaattttattaatgtgtaTAAATGACATGTAAAAAGTTCGTAATAAAATGCTAcattgataattattattgccGTAGGTATACTAGGAATAGTTATAGaataaatagtattaaatttcttatagGGAAAGCAGATTACTAGGAAGTATAATCAGTTAAAGAAACGTTGATAGACTCATCATAACGGGTGCACCTGAGCATGTCATTTGCAACTCACATATTCTCAcgactttatattttactgaGTTAACTGGTTTGATATAGTTCTGTGAATCAGtgatacaatttgttttttttttaattcagattTATAACctggctgtcgcccgcgactccgtccgcgcggataaaaaaatgtaatatctatgatctacatttatgccaaatttcatcgagatccattgagccgttatgaagataccttcagacaaacatccatccaaacattcgcatttgtaatattagtaagatttttcgTTTCTCGTTAGTCATGAAGAactatctgttttttttaatgaaattaataaactttggtctaaatattatttggcGTGTATGGATTTTTACAATGGTAAAAGTTACGTAACATTTCAGTATGTAATTAGGTTGAATATTATCGTGGTGCAAGTAGGCTAGCTCTGGCTTGTAATGGCCGTGTTATCACTGCAGATAACGTTATCATGATCGCTTGTTTTCGTGTAATGAAAGCACCCCGGGCTTGTGCAACACTACTAAATTGTCTGCAAAATATTCATTCATCAATTTTGATATATTGCtgtgatataattaattagcaattaaaactaatttacttCGTTTAGTcagatcaaataaatttacatagaattagtgcataatttttattagaattagtGTATAATGAGGTTATAATTGAATACGTAAAAACCgctcttaaaatttaaatgcagATTTCTTTACGCCTTACAAAAGTTCTTTATTGTTGTACATCCTTGACACCCAGCTTAGGACTGATATTAAAATCACTAACCTGAACTATTTTTACCTTTATCTTAATTGCTAATAACTTTTTCTTTCATGAGTCTATATTTTCTGTCACGTCTGTCTAGGGTTGTCAGGTCAGGTAATTTAGTAATCACAATTTTTATAGTCACAGACTATAGTTGTGAGTTCTTTTTATCGTTTAATAACAAAACGTAGACGCAATATCTTCAGGCGACCACCGTGTGATACCGTGACCTAATTGAATTAAAGCGAATCACCGGCTGACAGATAACAGACGCCGCCAACCGAAATAACGCTACAGCGTCACGgttaacagataaatgtatcTAGACCTGCTAAAATTATCGTCTTATTATAACAGTAGAGATACTGTACAAATACATACAGGTAACGTATTGTTGTTctcaattatttatgtaaatgctTCGCCAGTGGTCGCGCACATAAAGGTATTATATTAAAGCATTTTGCAAAATCTCTTGTGacaaaaaaagataaagttaagaatgagtatatcagaggaagtttgaaagtagcgtcagttatcgagaaatttaggagcagaaggttagcgtggtttggacatgttatgcagagggatgataatcatataaacaaaaaggtaatgagattgaatgtggatggctataaaggtagaggaagaccaaagaaagtatgaatggattgtgtgaaagaggatatgcgtaataAGGGGGTATATTCAGATATgatggctgatagagatgtatggaggagtagtacatactgtgccgaccctccatagggataagggcaggttgattttactttaatttataaattgtgatgcagaaaaatttaaaaaagaataatttcaGACACAGCTTTTTGCAGGTTTTGACATAAATACTGTCCAGTTAAAcgctatattaaaaaaaggcaCATTGAAAAGCCGTGCAAAGCAATATATTCTACCCGACACGGACAATATGGTAATTATTTGTACAAGCAATTCTCGCTTAACGACAGGCAATAAGTTAGCTGCGCAGGCGCATGTTTTGTTTGCGCTCCTTGTTAGAGCCGCCAAGGTATCGTTACGTTTCTCCCAAAAGTAGTCGTGCTAATgcaattttcttattttatatctcATAACTCTAGGCCAATAAAATCAGCAGTTTTTGGACCATGCAGTTTGGAATGTTGGTAAAGAGTAGTTTCTGCCACCTAACCTAAGATTTAATTGCCCAATTTTTCTTACGACACTATTGACATGCGTTAACAGCACTAAGCAGGTTTTTTTATGATGGTGGTTTATTTTCCCTGTCGTTTGCGATTCGATAACTAGAGAATTCGCGTAACAAGGACTTATGTACGTTCTACGTTACGCGTATAAGCGTATTTTGTTACgcaaaaagaaataagaacTACATTATTGGAAAAAAAGATGCTTGTTGTCTTTTATCAAGATTATTTATTccagtttaaatttttaagtttttcagtgtatattttttacgcGATGTCGACTATGTTTAAGCAATTACTGACGCTTTTCACACCCATCCGCTAACAGCTCGTCGGGCTGTAAAATTGTCATAGCGATGACTTTCTCGTATTTCAATATAACTCTGTGTTACCATGCCGTCTATGTCtattttcaaagtatttcatttttaacttatttatttttgtgtcaCGATTCCACGATTTGAGTCTTttagaacttttttttcatctgCTTTAGTTTGTATAGAGCACAGCAAATATTTTAGGAAATAAGTTTGCTCCatacatttaagtaaaaaattacaaagggGGAAATTTTGGTTTCTTTCAACAAATTTGATCATAAGCGATAATTCTTGCGTaggtgatttatttaaaaaatccattTTATGCTTGTAAGTTTCTTTATCTCGTtcctattttataattagtcctttaattaaaacaataaggtctaatttagtttaacacagtgttttattgttattgtaatgtaGAAGTTGAAGTGCTCGTGCGAGTTGGACATCTTAAGTTGTcacttgttttcttttaccaTCCGTGACTCTCAGCCGGCCGTCGACCCTTGTCACTCGCCTGTAGGGTTGACAACTTTTACTTacgaactatttttttaatttgtataatctTGCTTCTGGAAGTAtttctgttatattttttgctctACCTAATAGGGACCAATATAATCgatgataataaaacaatagtagAGTTATTGTATGTAATGGgccttaaaatttttaatgtaatacaaaTAAGCATTATGATaaacatatacataattaaaatctacAAAATGTGCATATTTTTTGCACGCAAAGATAACGTATTGTTTGTCTTGccgttacattataaaaaaaatatttttcaaactaGCTTCCCTATTAGAAGGTGTAAGCTGGTAGCCGATAGCGAGTGGACGTGAGATGATTCTGTTTGTTTACGGAGCGGTCCGGGACTTCCGAGAAGGGGTACAGAGCCCGGATTACCTACTTATCGTGCCCGCGACACAAGCCTATGTGTTTGCATATGAAGCATGTTGTACTTACAATATGTTACTTCATTGCTTATCACTGTAAAGATTTAGATGATCGTAATATTGTACGATTTTAGACGAATTTTGTTCTGATAGGAATAGACAAAAGACTACGAATTGTAGCATATTTAAATGGCTATAGATGtagcattataaatattatatgtatacttCAGGAGAgagtgttatttttgttaaaagggTAGATCTTTTGCCAAATgaactttttgttatatagAGTAAATAATTCCTATGTCGTATTCATAGTTTCTGTACTGGGATATAAACGGTATTAGAGacaaaatttacaacaattgtgttattttattgcacTTTGTTCCAGGTGATGTGGGCTGTAGCCACGCTGCTCGCGGTTTACATGCTGCGGGCTACGGCCATCTCTTGTACGGAGGCGCGCACCCGCTGCGCCTACCGTACAGGCTGTGGCTTTGCTCTCAATAACTACATGTACCTGTGCGGTGATGTTCTCTCGGAGCCGACCAGCGTCTGCCCTAAACCATGCGAGCACGCGCTCATCGCTCTCACCACAGCTGAAGAGGGCAAGGAGCTTATGAAcgtaagatttaaaaacactatttgttaagaaaaaaattaaggaaatcTAACTGACTTTAATATACAAGGGAAGAATACGAATTTACTAGTCCCAATCGAATCAATCGTTTCGGCTGCAGGCGGTCGTAATTGAACTTATTacctacaaaaatacaaatatacaaacatgCCTTTGACAGATACAGATGCGCGAAAACTTTACCCTTTTGAATCAGATTcgacaaacaaacataaaaaagatataaaagttcAATAAGATCATGTTATCAGAGTCAAGGCTCCCACTTGTTGTTAAACATACTGTAATCAATgtgattttaaattcataaactcATATTCTCACAAGCTGGTACAATCAAAGGTCACTTGtcacaataaaatttcacGACCAGTTGTTTATAGGCGCATCCTTTTCAATTGAGATACAAGTCCAGTTTTATTGGAGCTTTTTTATCAACGTTTACACGTACTAGTGGATACAATGAAGGGTGTCGCGATAAGATGGCGTGTTGCGGTACGCAGACGCTCcgtaataaaatctaatttagaCGTCAGATTTGTCGGACGCGATGCAACGCCATCAAGGGTCTCGGTTGATGACCCCGTAAACTGTCCCTCATACACAATGCACTCGAATTGTGCCCGTATAGTTAATGCGACTAAACTCTTtgatagttataataaattgaaactatTAGGTCGTTCATGCAATGATAAGTTACTACTTTGTAGGCATACGACCCTAAGCTCTCGAGGCACTTGCCTAATAAGAGATTTTCATCCTCGTTgtctgtaaaaataatgttttgtacgGAAATTCGTGGTGCACTTGTAGTAATCGCAGTTGaatcaacaaaaacaaatgaaagtaTAATACGGTATCGGACCCCCCTTGTAGTTTTGCTGCAGCTGTTTCCAAATGTCGActacttattatatataaatcgtCTTTACACCTTATACTTACTAGTAAATTGTACGAATGATATTCATTTAAAGTAGAAAAACCAGTAATCATTTTACACCTCCTCTTACCTACCTATAAACTTAATACGTGCTTGCAATGGATGACGTTGATTTCGGTAACCGTTTTTCTACAAAGcagtacattaattttttattatttggtaTGAAACACAACATATAGccaatttaattctaaataattacttttgttaaagttgttaaaaagatgtaaaacatgtattaactaaatatattatgttaatatagtaattttgacgttcttactgtgaaggaaaacatcgtgatgcatcctgcacatatctgagaagaaattcattttgttgaagtcaactaaccctcactgggccagcgtgttTGAccatgacctagtcacccctaagctagggtaggctccgagctcctcggtggggatgtatagtgaactaatgatgatgatgatgatgagtaaATTTGTACTCCGCTCCTTACGTAACACGTATCTGTATACTGTGACAGATTGTGATTGTGTGAACAGAAAGTAAtagttatacaaaaatatcctTATGGATAATGAAATAGATCCTTAAATAGCAACATTAGCGCTAATTTATTCAATCAAGCA
This DNA window, taken from Papilio machaon chromosome 16, ilPapMach1.1, whole genome shotgun sequence, encodes the following:
- the LOC106711178 gene encoding uncharacterized protein LOC106711178; its protein translation is MAVNPIKYLSKDLIDKPIPLDVWLQGTIEQVVGNNILIISDNFGKVKITKLESADGVVDTKSLCKGTYCCIIGVAVNTKGLPEVQATKFIDLSMQPQMKMTWETEVQEAQLLLQGKILPTIK